From Actinomyces procaprae:
GTGGCGGTCATGTCCTCCCTGGTGGCCCGGGAGACGGCGGTGGCCACGCTCGGTCAGATCGCGGCCGCCGGGGACCCGGAGGAGCCGGGTGCGCAGCTGGCCGCCATGACCTACTCCGAGGACACGCTGGTGGCCCACGCCGGCGAACCCCTGTTCAACCCGGCGACGGTCGCGGCACTGCTGGCCTTCTTCGTCTTCGCCATGCAGTGCATGGCCACCGCCGGGGCGATACGCCGCGAGACCGGCACCTGGAAGTGGTCGGCGATCGCCTACGGCTACCTGTTCGTGCTGGCCTGGGTCGCCGGGGCCGCCGCCCACGCCGTCGTCACCGCCCTGACCTGAGTGGAGGTGGCCATGAGCGTCGTCCCCACGCATCCGTTGGCGACCCCGGACCCGGCCGTGCTGCGCTGGGTCATCCCAGACGGGCTGCTGGGCTTCTCCGGGACCGTGGCCCGCGCCCCGCGCCTGCTGCAGGCCCTGCTCGACGACGGCACCCTGGCCTGCATTGAGGCGGTGCCCGGGGCGGTGCTCACACTCCTGGGCGCGGGCCACAGTTGGCAGGACGACGGCGCCCGGGTGCGCACCGCCCTGGTGGACGCGCTCGGCGCACCCGGAGCATGGGAGCCGGCTGAGGACGCCGTCGGGGTGGGGCCGGACGAGGCGCTGGAGGCGGCGGCCCGGGAGATTGCGGCCGGGCCGGTGGGGGCGATCGCCGCGGCCCACGGCGGCTCCTTCACCGTGCAGAAGGTGGCCGACGGCGTCGTCGAGGTGGCCCTGGAGGGCGCCTGCCGCGACTGCCCGGCGGCCGTGATCACCATGCATGCGCGCTTCAAGCACCTACTGCGACGCCGCTGCCCATGGCTGGTGGACGTGCGCGAGGCGCCCGCTTGCTCGCCGGCTTAACCGGTTACTGGCCGCCCTGGCTGCGGGGCATACGGGCCGCCGCCACCAGCAGGCCGACGGCTACCAGCACGGACGCCGCGATGGGCATGGCCCACCACCAGCCGAAGGAGCCGGTCACCAGGGGATTGTTCATTATCAGCGCCGGTTGCGCACCGAAGCGGCCGAGCAGGGCCGCCACCGCGGTGCACGCCACCACGCTCAGGCTCAGTGGCACCGCCAGGGCGCACTGCCCGCGCCTGCCGACGCCGTGGTCCCGCGCCTGCAGGCGCACGGGCCGCAGCCGCCCCAGGAAGGTGATCGCTGCCAGCCCCTGGCCGATCACCGCTACCAGGCTTGCCGCAATCGGCAGGGCGAGGGCCTGCCGCATCAGTTGGCGCTGCTCCGGCGAGTCCGGCTCGATGACAAAGGCGTAGCCGGCGCGGGTGATGACGTCGCTGCGGAAGGCATCACGCTCATCGTCGGGCAGGGAGCCGAATTCCGGCAGGTAGATCGTGCGCACGTTCGATGGCTCCAGCCCCAGCGCCTCCACCTGCGGGTCGTCGGCGGCGAGCACCACGTCGGGCAGCCACTGGCTGTCCAGCAGATTCGACGGGGACAGCCCCGTCACCTCGGCGGTCTCCTCCACCTGGTCCGTGGCCAGAGTGAAGAAGACGCGCGTTGCCCGGTCCTCGGCACCGCCGTCCAGCAACTCTGTTGCCGCTGTGCCGGCCAGTGCGGAGGCGGGCCCATCCTCAGGCGCGAGCGCAATGAGCCCCAGGGCGGTGAAGCACATGGCGTCGGTGCAGTCCGACTTTCCCGCCGGAGCCACCCGCGGCCGCCGCTGGTCCTCACGCAACTCGGTGAATACCAGCGCCGACTCCATGGCCTGCGGGTAGGTGGTGGTAAGCACGGCGACGTCCTGCGCGGTCAGTCTCTCCACCGTCAGCGTCTGATCCTCTCGCCCATCGGTCCCGTTAGCGAAGTGGAGGCTCGCACTGTAGAAGGCGGCGAAGCCGGTGAACATCATGGTGGCCATGAGCACGGGCAGTGCCACCGTGAGGCAGTGGCGCACGGCCGCGCCCGCCGTCGGCGTGCGCCGTAGCCACGGCAGGCTGAGCAGCAGCACCGGGGCGGCCAGCGCCCCCACGATCACACCCAGGATGTGACCGGTCAGCACGCGGTGGGGCTCGGCGACGCGCAGGTAGACGAGCACCACCGCCGCGATCACGCCCACCGCGCCCAGCGCCACCCCGTAAGCGGGGCGTAGGTGCCAGGCCGCACCCCTGGTGTCGGCTGACCAGCGGCGCAGCCGGTCCGGCAGTGCCCCCACCGCGGCGGCGAGCAGCAGCCAGACCAGGATCAGGCCTCCGCTCTGCCACAATGCCGGACGGTAGCCGTCCCAGTACTGTCCTAGCGCCGTGCCAATGGCCCCGTGGCCGACGCCGAGGGACACCTGGGCGGCGATGATCCCGAGAACGCTGCCCACAAGGAGTGTCAGCGGCATGCCCGCGCCGGCCAGCACCGTTGCACGCTGTGGCGTCGCCCCCGCGGCCCGCAGCGCCCCGGCGACGCGACCGGCATGGGGCCGATCCGCGGCCAGGGCGGCGCCGCAGGCGGCGCCGGCGCTCAGCAGCAGTAGCGCCAACAGCACCGGGAACCCGGCCAGTTGCCGGGAACTGACCTCCTGCACGGCAGACCGAACGGCATAGTCGACCCCAGCTACCGTTACCGCACCGCTACCACACTGCTTACCCACCCCGATCTGTTCGCACGGGTCGGCGTCACTGAGCCAGGAGGAGATCGCCGCGCCGGCATCCAGGACCTCGCCGGATACCGCGACGGCCGTGGGCTCATCCGGCGCGGCGGGATTGCGGGTAATGCCGGTAACCGTGTACTCGGCTGTGCCTTCGGGAAGATCCTCCGAAGTCAATTCCAGGCGGTCGCCCACGCTCAGGCCCGTGCGCCGTGCGACCTCTGCGGAAATGGAGGCCTCGCCGTCGGCGCGCGGATAGACGCCCTGCGCGAGCACGCCGGTGCGGGAGGGCCCACTCAGCACGGACACCTGCGCATCGGAGACGGCCTGCGGCCCGCTCAGGGCTGCGCTGATGCGCAGCACGGCCACCGCCTGGCCTTCGTCCGCCAGCGCGCGCATGCGCTCGGACAGCTCGTCGCTGTCGCCGCTGACCTGGTAGCGGTAGCCGCCGAATTCGGCGCGCGCCCCGGCCTCCACCGTGGCCAGGAAGGTGGCCCTGCCGCTCAGCAGCAGGGAGCCGAACAGCGCCAGCACGCCGGATAGCAGCAGTGCCGCGGCAAACAGTCCCGGATGCGCACGCACCGAGCGGGTAATGACCCGCAACTGCAGACGGGTCACCGCTGGGCCCCGCCCGTCATGGCGCCCACCGAGGAAGGTTCGGCTACGAGGTCGTGGTCGTGGATGCGCAGCACCACGTCGGCATACTCGGCCACCACCGGGTCATGCGTGGCTACCAGCACCAGCAGGCCGTCGTCGTGGGCCAGGTCGGCGAAGCGCCGGGCAATCTCCCTCGTGGCCTGCTCGTCGACCGCGCCGGTCGGCTCGTCGGCGAGCAGGACCTGCGGGGCGGTAGCCAGTGCGCGGGCGATGGCTACCCGCTGCTGCTCGCCGCCCGAGAGGCTGCCCACTGCGGCGTTGGCCTGCCCGGTGAGCCCGAGCTTGTCCAACAGTGCGGTGGCGTCGGGAAGAGTACCGACGCCACCGGCTGCGGAGGCGAACTCCTGGGCCAGCTTCACGTTCTCGACCGCGGTCAGATAGGGGACCAGCCGATAGTCCTGGTAGACCTGGGACACGCGCCGGGCACCGCCGGTGCCCGCCAGCTCGATCGTGCCGGTATCCGGTTCGAGCTCGCCGGTGATGAGGCGGAACAAGGTGGTCTTGCCCGAACCCGAGGGCCCCATCACCGCATGCAGCCGCCCGGCCGCGAGTCGACAGGTGACGCCCCGGTAGATGACGCGCTCACCCGCACCGCCGTAGGCGAAGCCCATGCGATCGAGAATGACATTTTGACGCTCAGACATCGCGTCGCGGCTCAGACTAGCGGGGCGCCTGATCAACACGCGCACTGCGAGGCCACACTGCGCTGTTGGGATTTGTCGTGAAGTAGAGGGTCCTGTACGTCCTGCCGGTCCTCGTAAACCACGATGAATGAAAATCCGGCCCGTTAGCGAGATCAAGAGTCACCCGCGCCTTCGTGTCATTCCCCAAGTAAGAGCAGTAACCAGCGGCACGGGTTGCCCCAACGGTGGTTTCCAGCCAGGCAGCACAGTTCCCAGACAACGCTCCTGCACTCGGAACAACTGCGGCAAACCCGCCTACAGTCAACAACCCTGCCAATGCGACTGAGAGCACACCTCGCAAAGCTGGACTTGACTTCACCATGGCAATCAACCTCTTTCAACTGACCCCATAAAGGTCAAGGACTAGTCAGTGAGACAAGGAGACAAGCTCCGTTGTCAACGGAGCTAAGATGAGTGTAACCCCCGCCACAGACAGTATTCAGCATTTGCATACAACGATGACATAACGATCAAGGCCGGTCGCTCCTAGCCGACTTCTGCCAAGCCCCTCACACCCCCGAACAGCATCAGCAGCAACGGTGTGCTCAGCCGCCTGCACCCGGTCGTCCCGAAGGCACGGGCGCGCTCAGCAGTGCCTTCACGTCCTCGGGGTAGGGGAAGCTGCCGGGCTGGTAGGCGCACAGCGGCTCCTCGGCGTGCAGGTCCCCGGTGGTGTTGAAGGCCCGCGCCCGCGAGCCGCCGCACACGCGGTTGTACTCGCACGCCCCGCACTTTCCCTTGAGCCGGGAGGTGTCCCGCACCCCGGTGAAGACCTCGCTGTTGCGGTAGATCTCCGTCAGGGAGGCGTCGCGCACGTTGCCGGCGCTCTTCTCCAGGAAGCCGGAGGGGGTGACGTCGCCGATGTGGGAGATGAACATGAAGCCGTTGCCGCTGGAGACGGTGATCGGGGGCCGACGCCGCCGCTCGCCGTGGTCCAGGCCCAGCTCCACGATCCGCTCCCGCAGGCTGCGGTACAGCGGCCCCAGGTGCATGGCGGCGATCATGTCCTCGCCCTCGATGCCCCGCTGCGCCAGGGCGTAGCGCTGCAGGGAGACGCGCCGGAAGTGGTGCCCCTCGGTGGTCTTGGCGGGCACCGCCTCGCCCATGTCGTAGAAGATGTTGAGCACGTCCTCGATCTCGGCGGCGTCCAGGCTGCCCAGGTCCACCCCGCGGCCCGTGGGCACCAGCAGGAACCCGGACCAGGTCATCGCCCCGTACTCGCGCACGAGCGCGGCGATGTCGGGTAGCTCGTGGACGTTGTGGCGGGCGACGACGGAGTTGATTTGCACCTTCATGCCCAGTTCGCGGGCCGCCTGCCAGCCGGCGACGGTGCGGTCGAAGGTGCGCTCCACGCCGCGGAAGGCGTCGTGGGTGGCGGCGGTGGCGCCGTCGAGCGACAGGGAGATGACCCCGGCGCCCGCGTCCTGGATGCGGGCCAGGGACTGCTTGTTCAGCTTGTCCGTGCCGGAGGGGGACACGGCCATGTGCAGGCCCAGGCCACTGCCGTAGGCGACCAGCTCGGCCAGGTCGGGGCGTTCGAAGCAGTCCCCGCCGGTGATGATGAAGATGACCGCCGGCTTGCCGAAGGAGGCGGCCTCATCCATGAGGGCCTTGGCCTCGGCGGTGGTCAGCTCGCGGGGGTCGCGCAGGGGCCGGGAGACGGCCCGGCAGTGGCGGCAGGCCAACTGGCAGGCGCGGGTGGACTCCCAGGTCACCAGCATGGGGCGCTGCGCCGGGTCGTGGCGCTGCATGCGCACCGGCCGGGCGGTGCGGGGGCGCGTGGCGGTGCTCATGCGCGGGGCTGGCGTTCGGCCCACTCGTGGGGGCTGACGCGGCAGCCGGTGTAGAAGGGGGTGTCCACGCGCACGTGCAGGCGGGCCTCCGTGTAGCGCTGGTGGTGGATGACGCCCTCCAGGCGGTCCAGGGAGTCGGCCTCGAAGCCGAGCACCCACTCGTAGTCGCTCATGCCGAAGGCGGCCAGCGTGGAGCCCTTGACGTCCGGGTACTTGGAGAAGCCGTTGCGGCCGTGGGCGGCCATGATCCGCGAGCGCTCCTCGGGCGCCAGCAGGTACCAGTCGTAGCTGCGCACGAACGGGTAGACCATGCACCAGTCGCGCGGGGCCACACCGCCGAAGCAGGCGGGGATGTGCTTGCGGTTGAACTCGGCGGGCGTGTGCAGGCCCATGCAGGACCACACCGGCTCCAGGTAGCGGCCCAGGGCGCTGGCGCGCAGCCGGTGGTTGGCGTCCTGCAGCTTCTCCGGGTCGTCGTCGAGCCACCAGACCATCAGGTCGGCGTCGGAGCGGAAGCCGGACACGTCGTACCAGCCGCGCGTGGTCACCTCGGAGACGTCCACGAAGTGGGTGGACTCCCCCACCAGGCGACGGCGCGTGTCCTCCAGCGGCGGCAGCGGCGCCGTCAGCCGGTAGACGGCGAACAGGGCGTAGTGATTGTTGTTGTTGACGGCGTCGAAGTCGACCTCGGCGGCGTCGCGCGGGTCGTGGAAGGGGCGGCGCTCCTCATCCTCGAAACGGTGCAGGCGCGGGGCGCCCTGACCGGAGTCGACTTCGGGGTGAGAGTTCTCGTGGTCGCTCATGGTGTCTCCTTCGTCGATTACTGGTGGGTGGTGGCGTGGGGGTGTTCTCCGCCCGGGTGCCCGGCGGGCCGGCAGCAGGTGGGCGGGCAGACGGTGTGGAAGGGGCCGGTGCCGGTGGTGGACTGGGGGCGCACGTCCTCGCCCCGGGCGACGGCGGCCCGCTCGGCGAGCACGTCGGCCAGGGAGGCCACGAACTCCGGGTGCGTGCCGGCCGTGGCCGCGCGCACGTAGGGCAGGCCCAGGTGTGCGGCGGTATCGCGGGCCTCGGTGTCCAGGTCGAAGACGACCTCCATGTGGTCGGCCACGAAGCCGATGGGGGCGACGACGACGCCCGCCGGCACGTCCACGTCCCGCCCGTCGGTCAGGCGCCCGGCGGCCAGCGCCTGAAGGTGATCGTTGACGTCGGGCTCCAGCCAGCGGGCCTGGGGCGGGCCGGAGCGGGAGCAGTAGACCAGGTCCGCTTGCGGGCGCCGGCCCAGGCGGGCGGCGACGGCGTCCAGCAGCACCGCGGCCAGGCGCTCGTGCTGGGCGACGTAGGAGATCTCGGTGGACAGGTCCGCGGCAACGCCGGGCTCAGGCACGAAGGGGTGGGATTCCTGCGGGGAGGGGCTGGAGAGGTCTCCGGCCCCGCCAGTGGCACTGCCCGATCCAGCCTCTCCCGAGTCGGCACGCTCCTCGGCGCTTGGGGTCGACAGCTCTTCCATCGAGGTGGGGATCGAGTGGGTGACCAGCACCAGCCGGATACCGTCGGCGCTCACGCCGTCGGCCACCAGCTGGTTGAAGGCGGTGACGATGGCGTCGGTGTTGGCGGCCAGCATGCCCGGCGTGTTGTAGAAGGGGCGGGTCTTGTCCACCACCAGCTCCACCGGCCCACCCCCGGCGCCGCCGACGCGGGCGGCCGCGTCCGCCTCCCGGCCGCGCCCGGTGGCCCCGTCGGCGCCGACGGCCAGCAGCGCCAGCGCACCGGCGACGTCCTCCCGGTACTGGCGGCAGCCGGAGTAGGAGGCGTAGGCGGCGGTGGTGAGGGCCAGGATGCGGCGGGCACCGCCGTCGGCGAGCTCGCGCAGGGCCTCGGAGACGAAAGGGTGCCAGTTGCGGTTGCCGATCACCACGGGCACCCGGCTCCCGCGGGCGGCCAGCTCGGCGCGCAACGCATCCAGGAGTTCGGCGTTGCGGGCGTTGATCGGGGAGACGCCGTCCCAGCGGCCGTAGTGGCCGGAGACCTCGCGCAGCCGGGAGTCGGGCACGCCCCGGCCGGCGGTGGCGTTGCGCATGAAGGGCAGCACGTCGTCGGGGCCCTCGGGACCGCCGTAGGACAGCAGCAGGACGGCGTCGTAGGGGGCCAGCGGGTCGGCGGCGGGTGCGGGAGCGGTCGGCGCCGCGGCTCCGGCGGCGGTCGGGGTCATCGGGCTCCTCCCGGGACCGGGACGGCGGCTCCCGCCCCGTCGGTACTGGCGCAGGCGGCCTGACGCAGGTCGGCGGCGATCTCGACGCCCAGTATCAGGTTCAGGGCGTCGAGGTAGTCCTGGCCGCGCCCGGCCTCGGCGGCGGCGCGGGCGGCGACGGTGGGGTGGTGCAGCATGCGGGCCGCCAGGTGGTGCAGGGCGCGGGCGGCGTCGCCGGCGTCCACCCGGCCGTCGACGACGCGCAGGCGGGCGACCTCCTCCTCCACCAGCTCCGCGACGTGCCCGCGCAGGCTGCACACCACCGGGTCCATGCGCCGCCCGGACAGCATGCGCTCGAACAGGGCGGTCTCCTCCTCCACGATGGCGCGGGCGGTCTGAACCTGGTGGGCCTCGGCCGCGGGAACGGCGCGCTGCACGCTGGGCAGGTCGATGAGCCGCACGCCGGGTAGGGAACCGACCGCCACCTCCACGTCGCGGGTGAGCGCCAGGTCGAGGATCACCAGCGGCCGAGCGCCGTCGGCCGGGTGGTGGCGGGCGGCGGGGGCGATGAGCTCGCGGGTCAGTACCGGCGCGCCCAGGCCCCGGCAGGTGATGACCAGGTCCGCTCCGGACAGGGCAGCGGGCAGGGCGGCGGCGTCGACGGCCTGCAGCCCCCGCCCGACGGCGAAGGCGGTGGCGCGGTCCGAGCGGGAGTAGACGGCGATGTCGGTCACCCCGCGGCGCCGCAGCGCGGTCACGGTGGCGCCCGCGTACGCACCGGTCCCGACGATCAGCACCCGGGTGCCCTGCAGTGGCGGCAGGTGACGGGCGGCCAGGTCGACGCCCACGGAGACGACGGAGCGACCGTTGCCGGCCAGGCCGGTCTCGTGAGCGACGCGGCGGGAGGCGGTGGAGGCGTGCTCGACGGCGCGCGCAAGATCGGTTGAAAGGGTGTCCTCCTCGGCGGCGACCCGCATGGCGCGGCGCAACTGGCCGGCGATCTCGCGCTCGCCCACCACCATGGACTCCAGTCCGGCGGCGGTGGCGAACAGCTCGCTGACGGCTCCGGCGCCGCTCCATGCGGTCAGCTCGACGGGGACCGCCTCGGCGTCGGGGCGCCGGTCCGCGCGCCGCGCGAGGAAGCCGGTGACGTCCCGGCGCAGTGCGCCGCCCGGGAGGGACTGTGGGGCGTCGAGGAGGAGGGCCAGGCGGTTGCAGGTGCCCAGGACGACGGCGCCCCGCAGTTGCGGGACGGACTGCAGCAGGTCGGGGCCGAGGTGCGCGGCGGTGGCCCCCAGGCGGGCGACCGCGTCGAGGCCCTGGGTGCGGTGGTCGGCGGAGAGGAGGTGAATGGTCACGGCGAGTGGTAGTCAAGCACTGGATGCGGATCGGGGCACAATTATCACCGGCACCACCCTCAATTATTCCGACACGGCGTCAGATCGGTTTCCCGACGCCGTGTCACCTGGTTGACGAACCGCCGGATTGCAGGCGAAAGCAGCCAAGGCGCGAGCAGTTCGGGGCGGGGCTGCACAATGAGCGGACGCCGCGCACCGGCGACGCCACGTCATGTCATTTCTACCGGGACCAGCAGGACGAGGATCATTTCGTGAGTATTTCCGCGCAGAATTCCGACGGGGCGGATCGCCCGGGCGCCGGCCCCGGCACCGCCGGGAACGGCGCCGCACGCCCGCAGCGACCCGCCCTGCTGGAGGCCCTGGCCGGACGCCGGCCCGCGCGCACGCCCGTGTGGTTCATGCGCCAGGCGGGCCGCTCCCTGCCGGAGTACCGCGCGCTGCGCGAGCGGGCCGGGGCGCCCATGCTGGACGTGTGCCTGTGGCCCGAGTCGACCGCGCAGGTGACGCTCCAACCGGTGCGGCGCCACGGGGTGGATGCGGCCGTGCTCTTCTCCGACATCATGGTGCCGCTGCGGCTGGCGGGAGTGGAGGTGCGCATTGAGCCGGGCACCGGACCGGTGCTGGACGCACCCGTGCGCGACCACGCGGACGTGCGCCGCCTGACGGCTCACCGCTACGGGCAGGCCGAGCGGGCCGGGACCGGGCCGGACGGAGACCTGATCGACGGGGCCGCGGGGGTGGAGGCGATCCAGGCGGCCGCACGGGCGGTCGTGGCGGAGCTGGGCAGTCCCCGCCGGCCGGGCGCGGGCATTGGACCGGACCCGCCGGGCTGTCCGCCCGGGCGCGGGCGGGCCTGGCACAGTCGCGCGGCGCGGCCGACTGGACCCCGCTGCTCGGATTCGGTGGCGCACCGTTCACACTGGCGGCCTACCTCGCCGAGGGCCGCCCCTCCCGGGATCACCTGGCCGCCCGCACGCTCATGCACGCAGACCCGGCCGCCTGGGACGAGCTGATGACCTGGGCGGCGCACCTGACGGGGCGATTCATGGCCACACAGGTGCACGCGGGCGCGGCCGCCGTGCAGCTGTTCGATTCCTGGGCCGGGTCACTGTCCGCGGCCGACTACCGCGAGAAAGTCGCCCCGTACTCGGCCCTGGCGCTGGACGTTGCCCGCGAGGCCGTCTCCGCCACCACCGGCGCCTCGGCGCCGACGATCCACTTCGCCACCCGGGCGAGCCACCTCCTGCCCGAGCTGCACCGCACCGGGGCAGACGTCGTCGGCCTTGACGAGTGCAGTGAACTGGGTGAGGCGAGCCGACGAGTCGGGGGCCGCCCGGTGCAGGGGAACCTGAACCCGGCGCTACTGGGCGCGCCGTGGGACGTGCTCGCCAGGGGTGTGGATGCCTGCCTGGAGTCGGGCCTGGCGGCACCCGCGCACGTGTTCAACCTCGGGCACGGGGTGCCGCCGTCAACCGACCCGAATGTGCTCACGCGGGTGGTGGCGCGTGTGCACGGCGCGGAGGATTGGGAGCACACTGCACTGACCGGATGGGATGGTGAGGCATGAGCGAGCAGTACGAGGCGCTGGTGGTCGGCGGCGGAATCGCGGGCCTGGCCGCCGCGTGGGAGCTGACGCGGGCCGGCCTGCGGCCGTTGCTGATCGAGGCCCGCGGCTACACCGGTGGGCTCGTCGCGGGCGGCGAGATCGGCGGGGTCCGTATGGACCTGGGCGCGGAGGGCTTCGTCATCCGTGGTGACGCGATCACGCAGATGGTCGATGCCCTGGGCCTGCGCGTGGTCGGACCGTCCGGGGGCGGGGCGCGCCTGTTCCTCCCACCGCTGGAAGGCGCGGGCACCGGCGCGGACGCCGCCTCCGCGCAGGCCGAGGCGCACACGGCGGACCCCGCCCGCGGCTGGCGGCTGCACCGCTTCCTGCGCGACGCCTTCCTGGGCATCCCCGCGAATCCGCTCGCCGACGACGTCGTGGCCGTCATCGGAGCCGACGGGGCCGCCCGCGCCGCCCGCGACGCCGAGCTCGCTGGATCGGTGGGCACTTCCCCGCAGGACCCGGCCGACCTGGCCTCCTTCGTGCGCACCCGCATGGGCGAGGCGGTGCTGGACCGCCTCGTGCGCCCGATCGTGGCGGGCATCCACACGGCCGACCCCGCCGACCTCGCGGCGGACACCGTCGCCCCGGGGCTGCGCGAGGCGACCGCCCGGCTGGGCTCGCTGCAGGCCGCCGTCGGGGAGCTCCTGGAGCGGCGGCGGGCCCGCCGCCGCGGCGGTGGCGCCGCCGACGTGACCGTTGAGGGCGGCCTATTCAGCCTCACCGACGCGCTGCGGGAGGCGATCACGGCGGCAGGAGGCGAGGTGCTCACCCGCACCGGCGCGCAGTGGCTGCGGCCGGCGCCGGGCACCACCGAGGGCGCGGCCTGCTGGGAGGTGGGGATCACGCCCACCACCCGGGGGGCGACGCCGTCGGCCGAACCGGTTGCGGCCGGCCCGCAGCAGGTGGTGCGCACACCACGAGTAGTACTGGCCTGCTCGGCGGGGGCGGCGCTGCGGCTGCTGGCGGGTGCCCCGGGCGTGGACACGCAGGTGCGGGTGCCGGTCGGCTCGCCGATCGCGCGCTTCACCCTGGTGGCTCGTGCCCCGGAGCTGGCGGGCGCGCCGGTCGGCTCCGGACTGCTGGTGGCCCCGGCCGCGCCCGGGCAGGTGCCGGTGCGGGCGAAGGCACTGTCGCACCTGTCGATCAAGTGGCCGTGGATCGGGGAGGAGCTGCGGCGCCTGCACGGTGGGGCCGCCCCCGCGCAGGACGAGGTACATGCGCTGCGGCTGTCCTACGGGCGGCCCGGCGAGCCGCGCCCGCAGGTGGAACTGGACGATGTTCTCAACGACGTCGCCGCGCTGACCGGGGTGCGCATCCCCCGGGCCGACGTGCTCGACTCCATGCTGGTGCGCTGGGACGGGACCCTGCCACCGGTGACGCCCGCCTACCGCGAGCGCACCCGGCGCCTGCTGGCCGAGGTCGCCCCACTGGACGGCTTGGCCGTCACCGGGGCGTGGGTGGCCGGGACGGGCATCGCCGCCGTCGTCGCCCACGCCCGCGCGCAGGCTGCCGGGCTCGCGCCCGCCGACGGCATCACCGGACAGGAGGGACGCGCATGAGCACCGGCCAGGTGATCGGGGCGGGCTCGCCGTCGGCGCGGACCGTGCGCCTGGGCACGCGCGGCTCGGCGCTGGCCGTCGCCCAGTCCACGCAGGTGGCGCAGGCACTTGCCGCCGCGTCCCGGCGGATCGGCGCCGACCTGGAGGTGGAACTGGTCCAGATCCGCACCCGCGGTGACGTGGACGCCACCCCGCTGACGCGGCTCGGCGGCGTCGGAGTGTTCGCGGCCGCCCTGCGCGAGGCGCTGGCGGCGGGAGCCTGCGACCTGGCGGTGCACTCCTGCAAGGACCTGCCCACCGCCGCGGTGCCGGGCCTGCGCCTCGCCGCCGTGCCGGCCCGCGAGGACCCGCGTGACGCCCTGTGCTCCGCAGGCGGGG
This genomic window contains:
- a CDS encoding uroporphyrinogen decarboxylase family protein, which encodes MAAYLAEGRPSRDHLAARTLMHADPAAWDELMTWAAHLTGRFMATQVHAGAAAVQLFDSWAGSLSAADYREKVAPYSALALDVAREAVSATTGASAPTIHFATRASHLLPELHRTGADVVGLDECSELGEASRRVGGRPVQGNLNPALLGAPWDVLARGVDACLESGLAAPAHVFNLGHGVPPSTDPNVLTRVVARVHGAEDWEHTALTGWDGEA
- a CDS encoding ATP-binding cassette domain-containing protein: MSERQNVILDRMGFAYGGAGERVIYRGVTCRLAAGRLHAVMGPSGSGKTTLFRLITGELEPDTGTIELAGTGGARRVSQVYQDYRLVPYLTAVENVKLAQEFASAAGGVGTLPDATALLDKLGLTGQANAAVGSLSGGEQQRVAIARALATAPQVLLADEPTGAVDEQATREIARRFADLAHDDGLLVLVATHDPVVAEYADVVLRIHDHDLVAEPSSVGAMTGGAQR
- a CDS encoding TIGR04053 family radical SAM/SPASM domain-containing protein, whose amino-acid sequence is MSTATRPRTARPVRMQRHDPAQRPMLVTWESTRACQLACRHCRAVSRPLRDPRELTTAEAKALMDEAASFGKPAVIFIITGGDCFERPDLAELVAYGSGLGLHMAVSPSGTDKLNKQSLARIQDAGAGVISLSLDGATAATHDAFRGVERTFDRTVAGWQAARELGMKVQINSVVARHNVHELPDIAALVREYGAMTWSGFLLVPTGRGVDLGSLDAAEIEDVLNIFYDMGEAVPAKTTEGHHFRRVSLQRYALAQRGIEGEDMIAAMHLGPLYRSLRERIVELGLDHGERRRRPPITVSSGNGFMFISHIGDVTPSGFLEKSAGNVRDASLTEIYRNSEVFTGVRDTSRLKGKCGACEYNRVCGGSRARAFNTTGDLHAEEPLCAYQPGSFPYPEDVKALLSAPVPSGRPGAGG
- the hemQ gene encoding hydrogen peroxide-dependent heme synthase, which gives rise to MSDHENSHPEVDSGQGAPRLHRFEDEERRPFHDPRDAAEVDFDAVNNNNHYALFAVYRLTAPLPPLEDTRRRLVGESTHFVDVSEVTTRGWYDVSGFRSDADLMVWWLDDDPEKLQDANHRLRASALGRYLEPVWSCMGLHTPAEFNRKHIPACFGGVAPRDWCMVYPFVRSYDWYLLAPEERSRIMAAHGRNGFSKYPDVKGSTLAAFGMSDYEWVLGFEADSLDRLEGVIHHQRYTEARLHVRVDTPFYTGCRVSPHEWAERQPRA
- a CDS encoding uroporphyrinogen decarboxylase family protein, which gives rise to MSISAQNSDGADRPGAGPGTAGNGAARPQRPALLEALAGRRPARTPVWFMRQAGRSLPEYRALRERAGAPMLDVCLWPESTAQVTLQPVRRHGVDAAVLFSDIMVPLRLAGVEVRIEPGTGPVLDAPVRDHADVRRLTAHRYGQAERAGTGPDGDLIDGAAGVEAIQAAARAVVAELGSPRRPGAGIGPDPPGCPPGRGRAWHSRAARPTGPRCSDSVAHRSHWRPTSPRAAPPGITWPPARSCTQTRPPGTS
- a CDS encoding glutamyl-tRNA reductase produces the protein MTIHLLSADHRTQGLDAVARLGATAAHLGPDLLQSVPQLRGAVVLGTCNRLALLLDAPQSLPGGALRRDVTGFLARRADRRPDAEAVPVELTAWSGAGAVSELFATAAGLESMVVGEREIAGQLRRAMRVAAEEDTLSTDLARAVEHASTASRRVAHETGLAGNGRSVVSVGVDLAARHLPPLQGTRVLIVGTGAYAGATVTALRRRGVTDIAVYSRSDRATAFAVGRGLQAVDAAALPAALSGADLVITCRGLGAPVLTRELIAPAARHHPADGARPLVILDLALTRDVEVAVGSLPGVRLIDLPSVQRAVPAAEAHQVQTARAIVEEETALFERMLSGRRMDPVVCSLRGHVAELVEEEVARLRVVDGRVDAGDAARALHHLAARMLHHPTVAARAAAEAGRGQDYLDALNLILGVEIAADLRQAACASTDGAGAAVPVPGGAR
- a CDS encoding NifU family protein, with amino-acid sequence MSVVPTHPLATPDPAVLRWVIPDGLLGFSGTVARAPRLLQALLDDGTLACIEAVPGAVLTLLGAGHSWQDDGARVRTALVDALGAPGAWEPAEDAVGVGPDEALEAAAREIAAGPVGAIAAAHGGSFTVQKVADGVVEVALEGACRDCPAAVITMHARFKHLLRRRCPWLVDVREAPACSPA
- a CDS encoding ferrochelatase; translated protein: MTPTAAGAAAPTAPAPAADPLAPYDAVLLLSYGGPEGPDDVLPFMRNATAGRGVPDSRLREVSGHYGRWDGVSPINARNAELLDALRAELAARGSRVPVVIGNRNWHPFVSEALRELADGGARRILALTTAAYASYSGCRQYREDVAGALALLAVGADGATGRGREADAAARVGGAGGGPVELVVDKTRPFYNTPGMLAANTDAIVTAFNQLVADGVSADGIRLVLVTHSIPTSMEELSTPSAEERADSGEAGSGSATGGAGDLSSPSPQESHPFVPEPGVAADLSTEISYVAQHERLAAVLLDAVAARLGRRPQADLVYCSRSGPPQARWLEPDVNDHLQALAAGRLTDGRDVDVPAGVVVAPIGFVADHMEVVFDLDTEARDTAAHLGLPYVRAATAGTHPEFVASLADVLAERAAVARGEDVRPQSTTGTGPFHTVCPPTCCRPAGHPGGEHPHATTHQ